From the Rhodococcus sp. NBC_00297 genome, one window contains:
- a CDS encoding ABC transporter permease, whose translation MTTTNSPTAATGTAQPTIAELLRDSGPRPDRPSSMSAALSFGWRALLKIKHVPEQLFDVTMFPVMFTLMFTFLFGGALAGSTSAYIQFLLPGILVQTVVMITMYTGLTLNKDIEKGVFDRFRSLPIWRPAPLVGALLGDVVRYTLASTIVLVLGLALGFRPAGGVLGVLSSVALLLAFSFCVSWVWTMFALMLRSETAVMSVSMLVLFPLTFASNIFVDPTTMPGWLQAFVSVNPVSHLVTTLRGFADGVLETDALMWTGIWSVGLLAVFGPITMRLYNAK comes from the coding sequence ATGACCACCACCAACTCCCCCACCGCCGCGACGGGCACCGCGCAGCCGACCATCGCCGAGTTGCTCCGCGACTCCGGTCCCCGTCCCGATCGACCGTCGTCGATGTCGGCGGCGCTCTCGTTCGGGTGGCGAGCACTGCTGAAGATCAAGCACGTCCCCGAGCAGCTGTTCGACGTGACCATGTTCCCGGTCATGTTCACGCTGATGTTCACGTTCCTGTTCGGCGGCGCGTTGGCGGGCTCGACCAGTGCCTACATCCAGTTCCTGCTGCCGGGCATCCTGGTGCAGACCGTCGTCATGATCACGATGTACACGGGTCTGACCTTGAACAAAGACATCGAGAAGGGCGTCTTCGATCGGTTCCGGTCGCTGCCCATCTGGCGGCCGGCGCCGTTGGTCGGCGCCCTGCTCGGAGACGTGGTCCGCTACACCCTCGCCTCGACGATCGTGCTCGTGCTGGGTCTCGCGCTGGGCTTCCGGCCCGCGGGCGGCGTGCTCGGCGTGCTGTCGTCGGTGGCGTTGCTGCTGGCGTTCTCGTTCTGCGTCTCGTGGGTGTGGACGATGTTCGCGCTGATGCTGCGCAGCGAGACCGCGGTGATGAGCGTGTCCATGCTCGTGCTGTTCCCGCTGACTTTCGCCAGCAACATCTTCGTCGACCCGACGACGATGCCCGGGTGGCTGCAGGCGTTCGTGTCGGTCAATCCGGTGTCTCATCTGGTGACGACGCTGCGCGGCTTCGCCGACGGTGTGCTCGAGACGGACGCGCTGATGTGGACCGGCATCTGGTCCGTCGGACTGCTGGCGGTGTTCGGACCGATCACGATGCGCCTGTACAACGCCAAGTGA
- a CDS encoding sigma-70 family RNA polymerase sigma factor codes for MATSLMVDELDDERLAARWGSVSAGGTSAADPSAGEPRHRRAPDDTADPSCPVPDPDLKRRRVAEADELRALLARVATGDRRAFADLYDATSSRVFGMVLRVLRDPGFSEETAQEVFLQIWKTADRYDPAQGSPLAWMMTLAHRRAVDRVRSEQSGTDREALYGSSTHSPAHDEVLESVTQTLESESVVRCLDALTETQRESVRMAYYSGLTYREVAERLGVAVPTVKSRIRDGLIKLKNCLGVETGE; via the coding sequence ATGGCCACTAGTCTCATGGTCGATGAACTCGACGATGAACGTCTCGCAGCGAGGTGGGGGTCTGTGAGCGCCGGAGGTACGAGCGCAGCCGACCCGAGCGCCGGCGAGCCTCGGCACCGACGCGCCCCGGACGACACCGCCGATCCGTCGTGCCCGGTTCCCGATCCCGACCTCAAGCGTCGGCGTGTCGCCGAGGCCGACGAACTGCGTGCGTTGCTCGCACGTGTCGCCACCGGTGACCGCCGAGCGTTCGCCGATCTGTACGACGCGACCTCGTCTCGGGTGTTCGGCATGGTGCTGCGTGTGCTGCGCGATCCCGGGTTCAGCGAGGAGACCGCGCAGGAGGTGTTCCTGCAGATCTGGAAGACGGCCGACCGATACGACCCCGCGCAGGGGTCTCCGCTCGCCTGGATGATGACGTTGGCGCATCGCCGCGCCGTCGACCGTGTCCGGTCGGAGCAGTCCGGCACGGATCGCGAGGCGCTCTACGGCTCCTCGACCCACAGTCCCGCGCACGACGAGGTCCTCGAATCCGTCACCCAGACCCTGGAGTCGGAGTCGGTGGTCCGATGCCTGGACGCGCTGACGGAGACCCAACGCGAATCGGTACGGATGGCGTACTACAGCGGGTTGACGTATCGGGAAGTGGCCGAGCGCCTGGGCGTGGCCGTTCCCACCGTGAAGTCCCGGATCCGGGACGGTCTGATCAAGTTGAAGAATTGTCTGGGGGTGGAGACCGGTGAGTGA
- a CDS encoding class I SAM-dependent RNA methyltransferase: MTDSWLGAVVEVRVGKPGHGGFCVARHEGRVMFVRHSLPGELVTARVTEDTGKSFCRADAVEILEASPDRIAPLCPISGPGGSGCCDFSHATAEAGRQIKAAVVAEQLSRVGGIERTVEVESLGDQTGWRTRIRLGVDDEGRPGFHRLRSADIVTDLACPQAVPGMYDGLAARSWTPGADLAVAVDSDGTRHVVEIAPAVDRRVRADTGRRGASSRRAAKSGDRAHRVREGSGRAVERVGSREWTVDSWGFWQAHRAAATQYAEVIREWSGARPGDTAWDLYAGAGTFASVVAEAVGPGGTVAAVEFSHRAVVDGRAAVTDLPQLSMQAAPVERAIGSLPPQPSVVVLDPPRSGAGRQVIASVAGAHPDRVVHIGCDPASFARDAGLYLSHGYRLENLRAFDAFPMTSHVECIGSFVRD; the protein is encoded by the coding sequence ATGACCGACTCGTGGCTCGGCGCGGTCGTCGAGGTCCGCGTGGGCAAGCCGGGACACGGCGGCTTCTGCGTCGCACGGCACGAGGGCCGCGTCATGTTCGTCCGGCACAGCCTTCCCGGCGAGCTGGTGACGGCGCGGGTCACCGAGGACACCGGAAAGTCCTTCTGCCGCGCGGACGCCGTCGAGATCCTGGAGGCCTCGCCCGACCGCATCGCGCCGCTGTGTCCCATCTCCGGCCCCGGTGGGTCGGGATGCTGCGACTTCTCCCACGCGACCGCCGAGGCCGGACGCCAGATCAAGGCGGCCGTGGTCGCCGAACAGCTGAGCCGCGTCGGGGGCATCGAACGCACCGTCGAGGTGGAGTCGCTCGGTGATCAGACCGGCTGGCGGACGCGCATCCGGTTGGGTGTGGACGACGAGGGACGGCCCGGTTTCCACCGGCTCCGCAGCGCCGACATCGTGACGGATCTGGCCTGCCCACAAGCGGTTCCGGGGATGTACGACGGGCTGGCGGCTCGGTCGTGGACGCCGGGCGCCGATCTCGCGGTGGCCGTCGACTCCGACGGCACCCGTCACGTCGTGGAGATCGCTCCTGCCGTCGATCGTCGCGTGCGCGCCGACACCGGTCGCCGCGGCGCCTCCTCGCGCCGCGCCGCGAAGTCCGGTGACCGCGCGCACCGAGTGCGCGAGGGCTCGGGTCGGGCCGTCGAGCGCGTCGGGTCGCGCGAGTGGACCGTGGACTCGTGGGGGTTCTGGCAGGCTCACCGGGCGGCTGCCACGCAGTACGCCGAGGTAATCCGGGAATGGTCCGGTGCTCGGCCCGGTGACACGGCCTGGGACCTCTACGCCGGTGCGGGCACCTTCGCGTCCGTCGTCGCCGAGGCGGTCGGACCGGGCGGCACCGTCGCAGCGGTCGAGTTCTCCCACCGGGCGGTGGTGGACGGGCGTGCGGCGGTGACGGACCTGCCGCAGCTGTCGATGCAGGCAGCGCCCGTCGAGCGCGCGATCGGATCCCTGCCGCCGCAGCCGTCCGTCGTCGTCCTCGACCCGCCACGATCCGGCGCCGGCAGACAGGTGATCGCGTCGGTCGCCGGTGCGCACCCGGATCGTGTCGTGCACATCGGGTGCGACCCCGCGTCCTTCGCACGGGACGCGGGGCTCTACCTCTCGCACGGCTACCGCCTGGAGAATCTCCGTGCGTTCGACGCCTTCCCGATGACCAGCCACGTCGAGTGCATCGGATCGTTCGTCCGGGACTGA
- a CDS encoding ATP-binding cassette domain-containing protein, translating into MTTHDGKAGGRPLEDGKAGGRPPTDGKAGGLAIEAVGLVKRFGDTVAVDGVDLAVPRGGVYGVLGPNGAGKTTTMRMLATLTGIDGGSARVLGHDVATESDAVRSKVALTGQFASLDEDLTGVENLVLLSRLYGFSRPASRERADLLLGVFDLVEAGGKQVKAYSGGMRRRLDIAASLVVTPELMFLDEPTTGLDPRSRNQVWEIVRSLVAGGTTVLLTTQYLDEADQLADRVAVIDRGRVIAEGTTGQLKASVGSGSLHVRVAEQSRRDDAADVLRATLHTDVTLESDPFAVTALVDDTALVARALATLSDDGIGVTTYALGQPSLDEVFLALTGRTTELEAS; encoded by the coding sequence ATGACGACACATGACGGGAAGGCCGGAGGCCGGCCGCTGGAGGACGGGAAGGCCGGAGGCCGGCCGCCGACGGACGGGAAGGCCGGGGGCCTGGCGATCGAGGCTGTCGGTCTGGTGAAGAGGTTCGGGGACACAGTGGCAGTGGACGGCGTGGATCTCGCCGTCCCGCGGGGCGGTGTCTACGGGGTGCTGGGGCCGAACGGGGCCGGCAAGACCACGACGATGCGCATGTTGGCGACGTTGACCGGCATCGACGGCGGGTCGGCCCGCGTGCTCGGCCACGACGTGGCGACGGAGTCCGACGCGGTGCGGTCGAAGGTGGCGCTCACGGGCCAGTTCGCTTCGCTGGACGAGGACCTGACCGGAGTGGAGAACCTGGTGCTCCTCTCGCGGCTGTACGGGTTCTCGCGCCCGGCGTCGCGGGAGCGTGCCGATCTGCTGTTGGGCGTCTTCGATCTGGTGGAGGCCGGCGGCAAGCAGGTCAAGGCGTACTCCGGCGGTATGCGGCGCCGCCTCGACATCGCGGCGAGTCTGGTGGTCACGCCGGAGCTGATGTTCCTGGACGAGCCGACCACGGGTCTCGATCCCCGCAGCCGCAACCAGGTGTGGGAGATCGTGCGCTCCCTGGTCGCCGGCGGCACGACGGTCCTGCTCACCACGCAGTACCTCGACGAGGCCGATCAGTTGGCCGACCGGGTGGCAGTCATCGACCGGGGCCGCGTGATCGCCGAGGGCACCACCGGTCAGCTCAAGGCATCGGTCGGCTCGGGGTCGCTGCACGTCCGCGTCGCGGAACAGTCGCGCCGAGACGACGCCGCCGACGTCCTGCGCGCGACCCTGCACACCGACGTGACTCTCGAGTCCGATCCCTTCGCCGTCACAGCGCTGGTCGACGACACCGCCCTGGTGGCCCGCGCACTCGCGACGCTGTCGGACGACGGCATCGGCGTCACCACCTACGCCCTCGGGCAACCCAGCCTGGACGAGGTGTTCCTGGCACTGACCGGACGAACGACAGAACTGGAGGCGTCCTGA